The following are encoded in a window of Vitis riparia cultivar Riparia Gloire de Montpellier isolate 1030 unplaced genomic scaffold, EGFV_Vit.rip_1.0 scaffold525_pilon_pilon, whole genome shotgun sequence genomic DNA:
- the LOC117909981 gene encoding probable polygalacturonase At3g15720 produces the protein MAKGQALKFYTCPNLVLQGLTHINPQKAHIILTKCDGANINSITITAPEDSPNTDGIDIASSNHVQVQNSKIGTGDDCIAISARCSFINITGVTCGPGHGISIGSLGDPGSGDFDTVSEVHVRSCNFTGTNTTGIRIKTWQGGQGEVKKITYEDIMFDNVRNPIVIDQFYCPHNVCKNNTGTSAVAISDVSYTGIIGTSSGDEVMSLNCGTESSCNNIVLDDVHLKTSDPTKTLLFVVSILMEEHRM, from the exons ATGGCCAAGGGGCAG GCACTCAAGTTTTATACTTGCCCGAACCTAGTACTTCAAGGATTGACACATATCAATCCTCAAAAGGCCCATATCATTTTGACAAAATGTGATGGAGCAAACATCAATAGCATCACTATAACTGCACCTGAAGATTCCCCTAACACGGATGGTATCGACATTGCTAGCTCAAACCATGTTCAAGTCCAGAACTCCAAAATTGGAACAG GTGATGACTGCATTGCTATTAGTGCAAGATGTTCCTTTATCAATATAACCGGCGTCACATGTGGACCTGGCCATGGTATTAG CATTGGATCACTGGGAGATCCTGGATCAGGTGACTTCGACACGGTGTCAGAAGTACATGTGCGAAGTTGTAATTTTACAGGAACCAACACTACTGGAATTAGGATCAAGACATGGCAG GGAGGGCAGGgagaagtaaagaaaataacatatgAAGACATTATGTTTGACAATGTCCGCAACCCAATTGTCATTGATCAATTTTATTGTCCTCACAACGTCTGCAAAAACAAT ACCGGTACCAGTGCAGTGGCAATAAGCGATGTATCATACACCGGAATAATTGGGACGTCAAGTGGAGACGAGGTGATGTCTTTGAATTGTGGTACCGAAAGTTCATGCAACAATATTGTGCTTGATGATGTCCACTTAAAGACCTCAGATCCAACGAAGACGCTTTTGTTCGTTGTGTCAATTTTAATGGAAGAGCATCGAATGTAG